CCAGAACCGTATCTAAGGAATGCCCACATCACTTAATTTTTGCCATAGGTGTTCATAACTTTGTAATAACATTCAACAGTTCGAAGCGGAAGAAAATTGAAGAATCAAAACAGGCGTCAGAGTAAGTGCTTTCTCTTCTCGTAGTCCTGGGAGTGCCAGTTAGCTGATCTCGTCCTCAGCTCTATCGAGTGGGCCACCATTTCGGCCTTCCTCTTTGCCTCTCCCACGTCTTTGTCCCACGCTATTGCAACGCCGAGCCTCCTTCCAGGGTAGGCCTCGGGCTTGCCGAAGAGCCTCACTGTGGCGTTCGGGACGCTGAGAGCCTTTGCCAGCCCCCTAAAGCGCGGTGAATAACCGGAAACGTTGGCCTTTATGACGTGAGTGGCCGCTGGAGTAAGCATAGGGAAGAGCCTGTAACCGTCTACCCACTCGCCTGGAATCGGGAGTCCGAGAACTGCCCTAAGGTGAAGTCCAAACTCCGAAAATCCAGTGGGGTGAGATGCCAGAGTCACCATGCCGGTGTCGTGGGGCCTCGGGGAGACCTCGTTTGCCCATACCTTATCGCCTTTCACGAACATCTCGACGCCAAAGATGCCCAGTCCGCCGAGAACGTCCGTTATGCGCTTCGCTATCCTGTAAACTTCCCTCTCGGCCCTTTCGCTTATCTCGGCTGGCTGCCAGCTCGAGTGGTAGTCGCCGTCAATCTGATAGTGGCCAACGGGCTTGGGGAAAGTAGTTACTACCTCACCGTTTTCGTCGTAGTGCCTCACAGCTAACTCCGTAATCTCCACATCGAAGTCTATGTGCTCCTCCACGATGAGTTTCTCGGCACTTCCCCTGGCTTTCTTCTTGGCCTCCTCCCAGGCTTTCGGGACGTCCTCAGGGCCTTTGACGAAGTAGGAGCCCTTCCCCGAGGAGCTCATTATGGCCTTGGTGTGGCAGGGGTAGCCTATCTTTTCACAGGCCTCGTAGAGCTCGTCGAGAGTTGAGGCATAAGTGTATCTGGAAGTTGGAACCTTCGCTTCCCTTGCCAGGGTCTCCCTCGTCCTCTCGCGGTGCATTGCTATCCACGTTGCTTTGGCGTTCGGAACTACGAAGTAGCCGTCTTTCTCAAGCTCGAAGAGGGCATCTAGATTTATAGCCTCGATCTCTGGAATTATCGCATCCGGTTTCTCCCTCTCGACGACTGAAAAGAGAAAGTCTGCTTTCCTCATGTCTCCCACGTAGGAGCGGTGGGCAATCTGCATAGCTGGGGCGTTGGCGTAGCGGTCAACGGCGATGACCTCAACTCCCAGCCTTTGGGCCTCGATCGCTATCTCCTTCCCGAGCTCTCCGCTCCCGAGGAGGACTATCTTCTGAGCGGAATCAGTCGTGGCAGTTCCAAGTTCATCGCGGGGCCTTATCATGAGCACCACCCCTTGTTTTAACGTTTAAATGTTAAAAACTTAAGATATTTAAGCCTTTTTAGTCATGAAAATGGCAAACTTTTTAAGCCGTTTCTCCAACTCTCCCCGGTGGTGCTCATGCTGACCTACGCTCAGGCGGGAGTCGATGATGAAAAGACTTCGAGGGCCTTGAAAAGCATAATCTCTCTTGCCAAGGGGACTTTCGAGTTCAGAAGGGGTAAGCTCGGAGAGCCGGCCGAAGACCTCGGCCACTACGCGGCCTTAATGGACTTTGGTGACTTCTATCTTGCCATTACTACGGACGGAGTTGGGACGAAGGTTTTGGTGGCTGAGGCCGTCGGGAAGTTCGACACGATAGGAATAGACATGATAGCGATGAACGTAAACGACCTGCTCTGCGTTGGGGCCGAGCCGGTCGCTTTGGTTGACTATCTTGCCGTTAAAGAGCCGGATGAAAGAGTGTTCGAGGGGATAGCGCAGGGCCTATACGAGGGGGCAAGGCAGGCTGGAATAGCTATCGTCGGAGGCGAGACCGCTGTGATGCCTGATCTAATCAACGGCTTTGATCTGGCTGGAACGGCCATCGGAGTCGTTGAGAAGAGGAAGGTGATTACCGGGAAGAAAATCAGGCCGGGGGATGCTGTGATTGGAATAAAGAGCTCGGGAATACACTCCAACGGTCTTACTCTTGCTAGAAAGCTCCTCATCCCCAAGTACGGTCTCGACTACGAGTACGAGGGGAAAAAGCTCTGGGAGTGGCTCCTCGAACCTACGAGGATTTACGTCAAGGCCGTCCTTGAGCTTATCGAGAACGTTAAGGTGCACGGCTTGGCACACATAACAGGAGGGGGCCTTCTCAACCTCAAGCGCCTTACTTCCTTCGGCTTCTCCATTGAGATGCCGCCTATTGAGGGAATCTTCAGGCTAATCTATGAGAACGGCGTCCCTCTTGAGGAGATGTTCCGCGTTTTCAACATGGGCGTCGGGATGGTTGCCGTTGTCCCGCGGGAGGAGAAGGAAGAGGCCCTCCAGCTCCTAAACAGACACTTCGAGAGCTTCGAGCTCGGAAAGGTTGTGGGAGAGCCTGGAATAAGGGTCGAGAATTATGGGATAAAACTTTAACGTCTCATTCCTCTTTTTTCTTCGGTGATATCATGGAGCTGACGGTTAGGAAGAAGGCATTCCTTGAGGAGCTTCCGGACGTTGTTAAAACGGCCGTTGAGGAGTACGGCACTGCCCTGAAAGGCATAGAAATAAAAGAGGACGATAAGGGCTGCTACACCGTCATGATTACCTACGAACGGGAGCTTCGCCTGTGATCCTCTCATAGAGCCTCTCGTAGGCGGAGATGAGATCGCCCTTGCCGAAGCGGAAGACGTCCTTGTCGAGGCTCTCCTTGGTTTCGGCATCCCAGAAGCGGCAGGTGTCGGGGCTTATCTCGTCGCCGAGGACTATTTCGCCCCTCGTGTTCTTTCCGAACTCCAGCTTGAAGTCAACCAGGATTATCCCCCTCTCCGCGAAGTACTTTCTCAGGACATCGTTCACCTGAAGGGCAATTTTTTCCATCTCTTTAAGTTCGCTCTCACCCACACCCAGGACTCTGGCGTGGTACTGGTTTATCATGGGGTCCCCAAGGTCATCGTTCTTGTAATAAAACTCTATTATCGGCTCTGGGAGTTCAGTGCCCTCCTCAAGCGGGAGGCGCTTCTTTAGACTTCCAGCAACGACGTTCCGCACCACAACCTCAAGGGGATACATCTTCAGCCTCTCGACTATGAGCCTGTTGTCTCCGGCAACCCCAATGAAGTGTGTCTTTATGCCGCTCGCCTCAAGAACCCTGAAAAGATGGGCGCTTATCTGGGCGTTGAGCCAGCCCTTTCCTCTGAATTGGGCCTTCTTCTCGCCATTAAAAGCGGTCGCATCGTCCTTGAACTCCATAATGACCTTACCGTCATCGAGAGGGATTATTTTCTTGGCCTTTCCTTCGTAGACGTCCACGCTAATCACCATTTTTATGTAAAAACTTTGTTCTTTTTAAGAATTTTTTTGCCATTAGAATGTCAATCACTGGGCAAAGTTTTTAAACTTGAATCTGCAAAAGACTATCGCATGAAACGTTTAAATTAGCATGTTTAAATCAAAAACCCCTTTCAAGAAGGTGCCCGGTGAGAGCAATGCGCGAAAAGTGCGGGGTCTTTGCAGCACTCTCAGAGAACGCGCCGAAGAAAGCATACTACGCCCTGATAGCCCTCCAGCACCGCGGCCAGGAGAGCGCCGGAATAAGTGTATGGAAGCACAGGATAAGAACCGTCGCTGGCAGGGGGCTTATCCAGGACGTTTTCAATGGGAAAACCCTCTCATCCCTTCGCTCCAACCTCGCGATCGGTCACGTCCGCTACTCCACATCCGGCTCTCTCAGCGAGACTCAGCCTCTTGAAACGGAGTGCTGTGGAAAGAGGATAGCAGTTGCCCACAACGGCACCCTCACGAACTTTCTCCCTCTGAGAAAGAGTTATGAGAATAGGGGGGTTAGGTTTCACCACTCCGTTGATTCTGAACTTCTTGGGATTTCGTTTCTCTGGCACCTGAATGAGACCGGCGACGAGTTTGAGGCCATGAGAGAAGTCTTTAACGAGGTTAAGGGCGCTTATTCGGTTGCTCTGCTCTTCGACGGCAAAATCCTCGTAGCGAGAGATTCCGTAGGGTTCAGGCCCCTGAGCTATGGGATTGGAGACGGCCACTACTTTGCGAGCGAGGATTCGGCTTTGAGGCTTTTCGTTGACGAGACTGAGGGCGGGGAAATAAGGGACGTTCGGCCGGGTGAGGTCTTTCTACTCTCGGAAGGGAGTGTGGAGAGTAGAGTTCTGGCGAGGGAGAAGCACCACCACTGCGTCTTCGAGTACATCTACTTCGCCCGGCCAGACAGCACAATAGACGGCGTGAACGTCTATCATGCGAGGGTGAAGATGGGAAGGGAACTTGCTAGGGAGAGTCCCGCCGATGCAGATGTTGTGATAGCGGTTCCCGACTCTGGGAGGGCAGCAGCGTTGGGCTTTTCGATGGAAAGCGGGATACCCTACTCGGAGGGGCTGATAAAGAACCGCTACATCGGGAGGACTTTCATAACCCCCGGCCAGTTCTACAGGGAGCTTAAGGTAAAGCTCAAGCTCTCGCCCGTGAGGGAGGTCATCAACGGAAAGAGAGTCGTTCTCGTTGATGATTCCATAGTCAGGGGGACGACCATGAGGAGACTAGTCTCCCTTCTGAGGAAAGCGGGAGCGAAGGAAGTGCACGTGAGAATAGCGTCGCCGCCTATAAGGCACCCCTGCTACATGGGTATAGACATCCCGACGAGGCACGAACTTATAGCTGCCTTCGGGAGCGTTGAGAAGGTGAGGGGAGCGATAGGTGCTGACAGCCTGGCATATTTAAGCGTTGAGGGCCTTATCAGGGCTGTTGGCAAGAAAGACCTATGCCTGGCGTGCCTCACAGGGGAGTACCCTGAGTGGGCCTTCAGGTTTTAATGAACCGCTTCCTCAAAGCTTCAACAACCTTATCGCTGAAGCGGACTCCTTTGGTCCTGAGCTCAAGCAACAGGGGTTCGAGGTCTTCTTTTAGGAGGCCCCTTTCTTTGGCGATGAAAAGCAGCGCCAGGGTTCCCGCAACCTTTATTCCGAGGGACTTCGCTATGATCCTCGGGATCCTCTCATCGAGAACCAGCAAATCCGCGTTCAGCTCCCTGGCGAGCACTATGGCCTCGGCCTCTCCAATCTCGATCTCCTTCATGAGGATTTCAACGCTCAACCTGTCGTTTACGTCCTGAACCTTTATCCATTCTGCTTCGCTCACTTCCCGGGAGCCAGGACGGCCTCTGCCCTTCTCTACTACCTCTGCCCATACGGCTCGGGGGATGACAATCTCACCAAACAGCTCTCGTAGAAGTTCCAGTTTTTCAATCTTTGCAAGGGCTATTAGCGGTCCGGAGTCGGATACAACTATCATAGTAACCTCTCCAGGGTTTCTATGTCCTCCTGGAGATCTTCCTCAGTGTAGTTCAAAGGAACGCCCTTGGAGGCCAGAATTTCCATCATCTCTGCTTTGGTGACCCCAGCAATCTCTGCCGCCTTTCCAAGGCTAACTACGCCCTCCCGATAGAGTTCAACGGCGAGGTATATCCTGACAAGCTTTGGTAGCTGTTTCTCATCGACTCTGAGGATTCGCGAGAGGTCTGAGGGAATGACAACGGTGACTTCTCCCATCTTCCCACCATATCCAGTTGTTTTTGAGCCCTAAAAATATGTCGGCGACGGGGCGATTAGACTTTCCTAACCCTAGCCGCCGCGAACTTAAATTCTGGCGTTCCGGCCTTGTTTAGCGCATGGCTCGTCAGCTTGTTGGCCTTGAAGTGGAAGGGGACGGCGATAACTCCTTGGGGCACGTCCCCAATCTCCGCCGTCATTCTGATCTTCCCGCGCCTCGTCTCCACCTCTACCCAGTCCCCGTTCTGTATCCCGAGTCTCTCAGCATCTTCACGGCTTATCAGTGCTTTTGGCTCGCCCATGAGTCTGACAAGTGACGGGCTCCTCAGCGTCATCTCCCCGGTGTTGTAGTGACCTATAAGCCTGACCGTCGTGAGGACAAAGGGGTACTTATCGTCTGGGCCCTCCCAGGGAGGTATCCACTCAACTGCCATGAAGCGGGCTTTTCCATCCGGCGTTGCAAACTCCCAGGTGTGAAGCCTCTTCTTCGGCAGGAAGATTCCGTCCGAGTTCTTCAGCTCCTCTACGCTCTTCTCCTCAAGCTCCGGGAATAACCTGAAGTACTCGGCGGTTATTTCCTCAACTGAGGTGTAGTTAAAGCCAGGCAGACCGAGTGCCTTTCCGAGCATCGTCAGTATCTCCCAGTCGGGCTTTGAGTCGTATGCTGGCTCGCAGACTTTCTCGCTCCATTGAATTCTCCTCTCGCTGTTCATGTAGCTTCCAGCTTTCTCACAGAAGGCCGAAGCTGGAAGGAGATAGTGGGCATAGCGGGCCGTCCTCGTGGGGAAGATGTCCTGGACGACGAGTAAGTCAAGATTCCTTAAGGCCCTTCTAACCCTCATGAAGTCGGCCTCGCTGACAGCCGGGTTCTCGCCGACGATGTAGAGTGCCCTAACGTCGCCCTTCTCTATCGCATCCCACAGCTCGGTGAGGTAGAGGCCCCTCTCCGTCGGGAGGTCATCAACGCCCCAGAGCCCTGCAACTCTCTTCCTGAACTTCCCGTCAGTGAGCGGGACGTAGCCGGGTAAAAACTCGCTCAGAGCGCCCATATAAGCGGCCCCCTGCACGTTGTTCTGGCCGCGCATCGGGTAGAGGCCTCCCCTCTCGCCGATGTAACCGAGAAGCAGTGCGAGGTTTATGAGCGCGAGCACGTTCTCTACACCTGAAACGTGCTGGGTTAACCCCATCCCCCACATCTCTGCCCCGCTTCCGGCCAGGGAGAAATCCCTCGCCACTTCCTTGATCTTTTCTGCAGGAACTCCAGTTGCCCTCTCGGCGTACTCTGGAGTGTACTTTTTGACCGCCATTCTTACCTCAGAGAAGCCAGTTGTCCTGCTCCGGATGAACTCCTCGTTGTAGAGCTCCTCCTCGATTATGACATGAGCGAGAGCGTTGGCTAGGACTATGTCAGTCCCGGGCCTTATTATGAGCCTATGGTCAGCGAAGGCCATCGTCCTCGTTTCCCTCACGTCAACGACTATAATCTTGGCACCGCTCTTCTTTGCTCTCAGAATATAGTCCATGACGACTGGGTGGGTCTCGGCTGGGTTGTATCCCCAGATCAGGACGGATTTGAACTTCGGTATGTCCTCGTAGGGGTTGGTCTGCGCCCCCGTACCAACGGCCAGCTTGAGGGCATGAACGGAGGCCTCGTGGCACAGCCTTGCACAGTTGTCTATGTTGTTCGTGCCGAAGAGGCGCGCTATCTTCTGGAGCAGGTAGTTCTCCTCGTTGGAGACCTTGGAAGACGCCAGAAAGGCAACCGCATCGGGGCCGTAAAGTTCCCTTACCTCCAAAAGCTTATTCGATATCTCCTCCATCGCCTGCCCCCAGCTTATTGGAACTATTTTTGAGCCGACGCGCTTGAGCGGTCTTTTGAGTCTGTCTCTGGATTTGACGATCTCAGTAGAATATAAGCCCTTGGGACAGAGCTTTCCTTTGTTTGGCTCGCCCTTGTATGGCTTTACTTTAAGTGTGGCGGGATCAATGAGAAGTTTGCAGCCAAAGCCGCAGTAAGGACAGACGACCTTCTTCACGCTACCACCTGTTTGGCAAGAAAAAGTCAAAACTAAAAAGTTTTTTGGTAAAAATTGAAAAAGAATTGCTAATTAATTTCACGACTAAAAAATTGAGAAAGCTTCGCTGTGCTATCCTCCTTGTATGTAGAACCCAACCTCAAAGTAGTTGTCCCCAACCAGGACATAGCTTGGAAACCCCCGCCAAAATGCCTGCATTATTAAGGATTCGTTTGTCCCAGCTAATACTGTGATGTAAGTCCTGTCGTTCCAGGGGTTTCTTATGGTCTCTATAACTCCCCAGGGGGAGGGTGTTGGATACTCCAGTGGCAACTGCTTCACGGACTGGTTTGTAATTTCAAACGAGAAAAACTCTTTCACTGATGCGCTGTCTCTCTGGAGAATCCACGATCCATTGAAAACGAACTTCACCGGAAGTCCGTCGTTGAGCTCTTTCACTAGGTCGTTTGTCTGCGGCGTTCCAATGAGGATCAAGTTGGCCTTGGTATCCTCGGGAGTCAGCTCATCGTAGGCTTTTATCTCTATTGATGGTGCTTGGCCAAACTCCTCATTGTAAGAGTCCTCGAGGGCATCCTTAATGGTTTTAGCGGCTTCTCTTTCTTGTTCACTCGATCCGGGGACTATAACCACCCGACCGTAATGGAAGGCAGTGTTCCACTCATGGTCCCATGTTACTGGAGAGAGCTCCCAGTAGAGGGTGCTTATGTTGGTTGGAGTCGCCCACGTTCTCATGTGTTCGGCCAATGTGGGTGCGTACTGAGGCAAAGTGCTGTTGGTCTTCCACACAACATCGTACTCTTCGAGGAGTTTGGATAGTGGAGGGAAATACATTGACATCAGCAACGTTGAGTAAGTCATGTAGTCTTTGGGTATGCCACACTTTAGAGCCGCGTACTTTGCTATGCTTTCGGTTAATAACTCATTAAGATACCTAGAGAAGGAACCGTAATGGGGTGTATCGTAGGTGGTCAACGCTGGCAGTTCTTTTTTGATTTCGTCTAAGTAGTAGTCCATGCCCTCAAAAAGCTGGAAGTTTTCATCCAGGAACTCCCCCACGAAGGGATGTGCAAACTCATGGAACATCCTGCGAACCTGACCGTAAAGTCTGCGGGGAGTCGTATTATGCGAGATCCATCCGATGTAATAACTGGTTTCATTCTCCCAACTGGCGTGGGGGTGTATCCATACTGAGTACGAAGCTTCAATCCTGAACTTGGTGTACCACTTTCCGAAAAAACGCCAGTATATAGGGATTGCACAGTTTATGTATGCTGAGATATTGGAAGTCGCCTTTGAATATTCTTTCAGATGTGCCCGATAAAATGCACTGAAGTTGCTCTCTCTGGCAAACTCTGATAAGAGCCTCAAATCTACTGCCAACACACTATCGTTGGTTATGTTCCCAAGGTATTCTAACTTCGCCAATTTGTTGCCAAATTTCATTATTGAATAGTCCCTAGTGTAATACGGGAGTGACGGGCCAAATACATCACGAACATATCCAACGACTACACTGTCATTGTACGGGCCAAAATAAGTTAAAACATCCTGTATGTACTCCTTGGGGGCCATTATGAAAGGATCGCTTCCATTGAAAGCGAGAATGTACACGACCGAGAACAGCTCCAGATTTGGATTAATCTCGACAGTTATATCTGCGGTGTGGTTTGCTGTTGCGTAGCTCGCCGTATTTGTTGTGGAGTTGGAATCCCTCCCAAGTTCCGTGGTGCTGGTAGTACCAGTTTCGGTAGAAGGCTGGGTAGTGTTCGAAGAAATACATCCTGCTGCCACAACGATTCCAACGAGGAAAAACACCAACAGCGTCTCTATTTTGGGCTTCACTTTTATTCATCAGTATCTTATTTGAGCTGTTGTCTTTAATAGATTTTCTTATTTGGTTAAATAGTTGTTTAAAAAGAGTGCACGTAATTTTTGGAAACTCTTCTTGTAAACTGTTCGGGGGATGAGATCTTTGTTTAAAAGCTATGCAGTAAATGATGGCCTTCAAAAATTAAGTGAACGATCTAAAAAGCGAAATCAAACTGCCTTCCTCAAGAAGTACTCGTGCACCCTCGTGTCGTCGGTCAGCTCTGGGTGGAACTCAAGGCCGATGATGTTGTCCTGCTCAACTCCAACGACCCTGTCCCCAAGCCAGGCTATCGGCTTCACCCTCTCGCTGAGGAGCTCCACTATTCTCGGGGCGCGAATGAAGACACCCGGGAATGGTTCGCCGCTGAAGGCGAGCTTTATTGGGGCCTCGAAGCTGTCCACCTGCCTGCCGTAGGCGTTCCTGTTAACCTTCACGTCGAGAAGTTCGAGGAACTTCTGCTCCGGGGTAGCGCCGATAACCTCCTTTGAGAGCATTATCAGACCTGCACAGGTGCCCATGATGGGAAGACCTTCCTCGCCGAGCTTCTTTACAGGTTCGAAGAGGCCGTTCTTCACCATGAGTCTTGAGATTGTGGTGCTCTCTCCTCCAGGGATTATGATGGCCGAGATGTTCTCAAGCTGCTCCGGCTTCTTTAGCCAGATAACATCTCCAGAGACGCCGAGGTTTTCAAGGGCTCTCCTAGCAGCCCAGATATGCTCCTCCACGTCTCCCTGAAGGCCAATGACACCTACCTTGACCATACTACCACCCCAAAAGAGTGAAAGAAAAAGGCTCAGACGCCCCTCTCCTCAAGTCTTACCTCAAGCTCCTCGATGTCCTGGCCGCGCATTGGTTCGCCTATCTCCTTGCTGATCTCGACGAGAACGTCAGGCTCGTCCCAGTGGTTGACGGCTTCAACGATAGCCTTCGCCATCTTCGGCGGGTTGGAGCTCTTGAAGATTCCAGAGCCGACGAAGACACCGTCCATTCCCATCTGCATCATCAACGCGGCATCGGCGGGGGTTGCGACACCTCCTGCCGCGAAGTTGACAACCGGAAGCCTTCCAAGCTTCTTTATCTCAAGGAGTATCTTGTAGAGCCCGTCAACGATCTCGCGGTAGGTGTAGTGGCCGTAGATCGGCTCGTTGTCGAGGACTCTCTGCGGAAGTCCAGCTATCTCCTTGACGTTGAGCGAGAGCCTGAGGTAGGGTTCCGCGAACTTTTCAGCAACGGCGTAGACCTGATCGTCGGTCATGGCCTGGATCTGCCTGATGCCCTCAGCCACGAGGCGGACGTGCCTGACGGCTTCAACTATGTTTCCGGTTCCGGCCTCGCCCTTGGTTCTGATCATAGCGGCGCCTTCCCATATTCTCCTGACGGCCTCACCGAGGTTTCTCGCACCGCAGACGAAGGGTACTGTGAACTCGCGCTTGTCTATGTGGAAGAACGGGTCTGAGGGAGTAAGAACCTCGCTCTCGTCTATCATGTCCACGCCAAGGGCCTCGAGTATCTTCGCCTCGGCGACGTGGCCAATCCTGACCTTCGCCATCACCGGAATGGTTACCGCGTCCAT
This sequence is a window from Thermococcus kodakarensis KOD1. Protein-coding genes within it:
- the purT gene encoding phosphoribosylglycinamide formyltransferase 2; the encoded protein is MIRPRDELGTATTDSAQKIVLLGSGELGKEIAIEAQRLGVEVIAVDRYANAPAMQIAHRSYVGDMRKADFLFSVVEREKPDAIIPEIEAINLDALFELEKDGYFVVPNAKATWIAMHRERTRETLAREAKVPTSRYTYASTLDELYEACEKIGYPCHTKAIMSSSGKGSYFVKGPEDVPKAWEEAKKKARGSAEKLIVEEHIDFDVEITELAVRHYDENGEVVTTFPKPVGHYQIDGDYHSSWQPAEISERAEREVYRIAKRITDVLGGLGIFGVEMFVKGDKVWANEVSPRPHDTGMVTLASHPTGFSEFGLHLRAVLGLPIPGEWVDGYRLFPMLTPAATHVIKANVSGYSPRFRGLAKALSVPNATVRLFGKPEAYPGRRLGVAIAWDKDVGEAKRKAEMVAHSIELRTRSANWHSQDYEKRKHLL
- the purM gene encoding phosphoribosylformylglycinamidine cyclo-ligase; this encodes MLTYAQAGVDDEKTSRALKSIISLAKGTFEFRRGKLGEPAEDLGHYAALMDFGDFYLAITTDGVGTKVLVAEAVGKFDTIGIDMIAMNVNDLLCVGAEPVALVDYLAVKEPDERVFEGIAQGLYEGARQAGIAIVGGETAVMPDLINGFDLAGTAIGVVEKRKVITGKKIRPGDAVIGIKSSGIHSNGLTLARKLLIPKYGLDYEYEGKKLWEWLLEPTRIYVKAVLELIENVKVHGLAHITGGGLLNLKRLTSFGFSIEMPPIEGIFRLIYENGVPLEEMFRVFNMGVGMVAVVPREEKEEALQLLNRHFESFELGKVVGEPGIRVENYGIKL
- the purC gene encoding phosphoribosylaminoimidazolesuccinocarboxamide synthase; the encoded protein is MDVYEGKAKKIIPLDDGKVIMEFKDDATAFNGEKKAQFRGKGWLNAQISAHLFRVLEASGIKTHFIGVAGDNRLIVERLKMYPLEVVVRNVVAGSLKKRLPLEEGTELPEPIIEFYYKNDDLGDPMINQYHARVLGVGESELKEMEKIALQVNDVLRKYFAERGIILVDFKLEFGKNTRGEIVLGDEISPDTCRFWDAETKESLDKDVFRFGKGDLISAYERLYERITGEAPVRR
- the purF gene encoding amidophosphoribosyltransferase gives rise to the protein MREKCGVFAALSENAPKKAYYALIALQHRGQESAGISVWKHRIRTVAGRGLIQDVFNGKTLSSLRSNLAIGHVRYSTSGSLSETQPLETECCGKRIAVAHNGTLTNFLPLRKSYENRGVRFHHSVDSELLGISFLWHLNETGDEFEAMREVFNEVKGAYSVALLFDGKILVARDSVGFRPLSYGIGDGHYFASEDSALRLFVDETEGGEIRDVRPGEVFLLSEGSVESRVLAREKHHHCVFEYIYFARPDSTIDGVNVYHARVKMGRELARESPADADVVIAVPDSGRAAALGFSMESGIPYSEGLIKNRYIGRTFITPGQFYRELKVKLKLSPVREVINGKRVVLVDDSIVRGTTMRRLVSLLRKAGAKEVHVRIASPPIRHPCYMGIDIPTRHELIAAFGSVEKVRGAIGADSLAYLSVEGLIRAVGKKDLCLACLTGEYPEWAFRF
- a CDS encoding DUF3368 domain-containing protein, producing the protein MIVVSDSGPLIALAKIEKLELLRELFGEIVIPRAVWAEVVEKGRGRPGSREVSEAEWIKVQDVNDRLSVEILMKEIEIGEAEAIVLARELNADLLVLDERIPRIIAKSLGIKVAGTLALLFIAKERGLLKEDLEPLLLELRTKGVRFSDKVVEALRKRFIKT
- a CDS encoding UPF0175 family protein codes for the protein MGEVTVVIPSDLSRILRVDEKQLPKLVRIYLAVELYREGVVSLGKAAEIAGVTKAEMMEILASKGVPLNYTEEDLQEDIETLERLL
- the fdhF gene encoding formate dehydrogenase subunit alpha encodes the protein MKKVVCPYCGFGCKLLIDPATLKVKPYKGEPNKGKLCPKGLYSTEIVKSRDRLKRPLKRVGSKIVPISWGQAMEEISNKLLEVRELYGPDAVAFLASSKVSNEENYLLQKIARLFGTNNIDNCARLCHEASVHALKLAVGTGAQTNPYEDIPKFKSVLIWGYNPAETHPVVMDYILRAKKSGAKIIVVDVRETRTMAFADHRLIIRPGTDIVLANALAHVIIEEELYNEEFIRSRTTGFSEVRMAVKKYTPEYAERATGVPAEKIKEVARDFSLAGSGAEMWGMGLTQHVSGVENVLALINLALLLGYIGERGGLYPMRGQNNVQGAAYMGALSEFLPGYVPLTDGKFRKRVAGLWGVDDLPTERGLYLTELWDAIEKGDVRALYIVGENPAVSEADFMRVRRALRNLDLLVVQDIFPTRTARYAHYLLPASAFCEKAGSYMNSERRIQWSEKVCEPAYDSKPDWEILTMLGKALGLPGFNYTSVEEITAEYFRLFPELEEKSVEELKNSDGIFLPKKRLHTWEFATPDGKARFMAVEWIPPWEGPDDKYPFVLTTVRLIGHYNTGEMTLRSPSLVRLMGEPKALISREDAERLGIQNGDWVEVETRRGKIRMTAEIGDVPQGVIAVPFHFKANKLTSHALNKAGTPEFKFAAARVRKV
- a CDS encoding DUF4932 domain-containing protein; the protein is MKPKIETLLVFFLVGIVVAAGCISSNTTQPSTETGTTSTTELGRDSNSTTNTASYATANHTADITVEINPNLELFSVVYILAFNGSDPFIMAPKEYIQDVLTYFGPYNDSVVVGYVRDVFGPSLPYYTRDYSIMKFGNKLAKLEYLGNITNDSVLAVDLRLLSEFARESNFSAFYRAHLKEYSKATSNISAYINCAIPIYWRFFGKWYTKFRIEASYSVWIHPHASWENETSYYIGWISHNTTPRRLYGQVRRMFHEFAHPFVGEFLDENFQLFEGMDYYLDEIKKELPALTTYDTPHYGSFSRYLNELLTESIAKYAALKCGIPKDYMTYSTLLMSMYFPPLSKLLEEYDVVWKTNSTLPQYAPTLAEHMRTWATPTNISTLYWELSPVTWDHEWNTAFHYGRVVIVPGSSEQEREAAKTIKDALEDSYNEEFGQAPSIEIKAYDELTPEDTKANLILIGTPQTNDLVKELNDGLPVKFVFNGSWILQRDSASVKEFFSFEITNQSVKQLPLEYPTPSPWGVIETIRNPWNDRTYITVLAGTNESLIMQAFWRGFPSYVLVGDNYFEVGFYIQGG
- the pdxT gene encoding pyridoxal 5'-phosphate synthase glutaminase subunit PdxT — protein: MVKVGVIGLQGDVEEHIWAARRALENLGVSGDVIWLKKPEQLENISAIIIPGGESTTISRLMVKNGLFEPVKKLGEEGLPIMGTCAGLIMLSKEVIGATPEQKFLELLDVKVNRNAYGRQVDSFEAPIKLAFSGEPFPGVFIRAPRIVELLSERVKPIAWLGDRVVGVEQDNIIGLEFHPELTDDTRVHEYFLRKAV
- the pdxS gene encoding pyridoxal 5'-phosphate synthase lyase subunit PdxS — protein: MGKLDVIQAKGTERLKRGFAKMVKGGVIMDVTNAEQARIAEEAGAVSVMALHRVPADIRKAGGVARMAPIEKIQEIMDAVTIPVMAKVRIGHVAEAKILEALGVDMIDESEVLTPSDPFFHIDKREFTVPFVCGARNLGEAVRRIWEGAAMIRTKGEAGTGNIVEAVRHVRLVAEGIRQIQAMTDDQVYAVAEKFAEPYLRLSLNVKEIAGLPQRVLDNEPIYGHYTYREIVDGLYKILLEIKKLGRLPVVNFAAGGVATPADAALMMQMGMDGVFVGSGIFKSSNPPKMAKAIVEAVNHWDEPDVLVEISKEIGEPMRGQDIEELEVRLEERGV